One Phaseolus vulgaris cultivar G19833 chromosome 2, P. vulgaris v2.0, whole genome shotgun sequence DNA window includes the following coding sequences:
- the LOC137809306 gene encoding uncharacterized protein: MHKFPRLYSISLDTGCTLSQVGGWSNNDWSWKLRWRRNLFVWESSLLDLLMQMLDTKRLTREGGVKPDKWIWRDVDYTDFSVKAAYKCLMGEESIVGEDLFANFWTLKTLPSAHFMVWRVLRNAIPNKDNLSRRGIPLMSDRCPLCGVEEESIEAWKVLRGYAGCLGHPYLTESD, translated from the exons ATGCATAAATTCCCTAGACTATATTCAATTTCCTTGGATACTGGTTGTACTCTTTCACAAGTTGGGGGTTGGAGTAATAATGATTGGTCGTGGAAACTGCGGTGGAGAAGAAATCTTTTTGTGTGGGAATCCAGTCTGCTTGATCTTCTAATGCAGATGTTGGATACCAAAAGGTTAACAAGAGAGGGTGGAGTTAAACCTGATAAATGGATCTGGAGGGATGTGGATTATACGGATTTCTCTGTGAAGGCAGCATATAAATGCCTCATGGGGGAGGAGTCCATAGTGGGGGAGGATTTATTCGCGAATTTTTGGACTCTAAAGACCTTACCTTCGGCACATTTTATGGTTTGGAGGGTGTTACGTAATGCTATTCCTAATAAGGACAATCTTTCGAGACGTGGTATACCTTTGATGAGTGATCGGTGCCCCCTATGTGGTGTGGAAGAAGAGTCG ATTGAGGCTTGGAAAGTTTTGCGTGGATATGCAGGTTGTCTTGGTCATCCCTATCTGACAGAGTCAGACTGA